A genomic window from Elaeis guineensis isolate ETL-2024a chromosome 3, EG11, whole genome shotgun sequence includes:
- the LOC105041328 gene encoding eukaryotic peptide chain release factor subunit 1-3: MADGHETDKNIEIWKIKKLIKALESARGNGTSMISLIMPPRDQISRVTKMLGDEYGTASNIKSRVNRQSVLAAITSAQQRLKLYSKVPPNGLVLYTGTIVTEDGKEKKVTIDFEPFKPINASLYLCDNKFHTEALNELLESDDKFGFIVMDGNGTLFGTLSGNTREVLHKFTVDLPKKHGRGGQSALRFARLRMEKRHNYVRKTAELATQFFINPATSQPNVAGLILAGSADFKTELSQSDMFDPRLQAKILNVVDVSYGGENGFNQAIELSAEILSNVKFIQEKKLIGKYFEEISQDTGKYVFGVDDTLKALEMGAVETLIVWENLDINRYVLKNSVTGEIIIKHLNKEQEADQSNFRDPASNAELEVQDKTSLLEWFANEYKRFGCTLEFVTNKSQEGSQFCRGFGGIGGILRYQLDIRSFDELSDDGEVYEDSD; the protein is encoded by the coding sequence ATGGCAGATGGTCATGAAACTGATAAGAACATTGAGATATGGAAGATTAAGAAATTGATTAAGGCACTGGAGTCTGCAAGAGGTAATGGCACTAGCATGATCTCTCTTATAATGCCACCACGAGATCAAATTTCTCGAGTCACCAAGATGTTGGGTGATGAATATGGAACTGCATCAAACATCAAGAGTAGAGTCAATCGGCAGTCTGTGTTGGCTGCCATTACCTCAGCACAGCAAAGGCTTAAGCTTTATAGCAAGGTTCCTCCCAATGGACTGGTTCTGTATACTGGAACCATAGTTACGGAggatggaaaagaaaagaaggtaacTATAGATTTTGAGCCATTCAAGCCCATTAATGCATCCTTGTATCTTTGTGACAACAAGTTCCACACGGAGGCTCTAAATGAACTTCTGGAATCTGATGACAAGTTTGGTTTCATAGTTATGGATGGAAATGGAACACTTTTTGGCACTTTGAGTGGCAATACACGTGAGGTGCTCCACAAATTCACTGTCGACCTTCCAAAGAAGCATGGTCGAGGAGGGCAATCAGCATTGCGATTTGCTCGGCTTCGGATGGAGAAGCGTCATAACTATGTACGAAAGACAGCTGAGCTTGCCACTCAATTCTTCATTAACCCAGCTACGAGTCAGCCGAATGTTGCTGGGCTTATTCTGGCCGGTTCTGCTGATTTTAAAACAGAATTAAGCCAGTCAGACATGTTTGATCCCCGTCTTCAGGCTAAAATACTTAATGTAGTTGATGTTTCTTATGGAGGAGAGAACGGCTTCAATCAGGCCATTGAGTTGTCAGCGGAAATTCTATCAAACGTGAAGTTTATACAGGAAAAGAAATTGATTGGGAAGTATTTTGAGGAAATAAGCCAAGACACTGGAAAATATGTTTTTGGTGTGGATGACACCCTTAAAGCTCTTGAAATGGGTGCTGTGGAGACCTTGATTGTTTGGGAAAATCTGGATATTAACAGATATGTGCTGAAGAACAGTGTTACTGGAGAAATCATCATAAAACATTTGAACAAGGAGCAAGAAGCTGACCAGAGCAACTTCCGTGATCCAGCTTCAAATGCTGAGTTAGAGGTGCAGGACAAAACTTCTCTGCTTGAGTGGTTTGCCAATGAATACAAGCGTTTTGGTTGCACCCTTGAGTTTGTTACCAACAAGTCTCAGGAGGGTTCACAGTTCTGCAGAGGGTTTGGTGGCATTGGCGGCATCCTGCGTTACCAGCTTGATATAAGATCATTTGATGAGCTGTCTGATGATGGAGAGGTGTACGAAGACTCTGATTAG